GCCGTGTAGGTGGGTAGCATTGGTAACATCGAGCAAGATAGAATCTTCGCCATCGACCATGCTCCACGGACCCCATCGCTGCGCCCACAATGCGATCCGCTCCAGTGTCTTGCTGTCACCCGGCAAGTCGGCACTTTCGGATGATATCTCAGGATAAAGCGCGCGCGCATCGACCAGCCGCTGGCCTACTTGCACACCTGCTTGACGCGCTGCGTCGTTGACAGCCGTTATACGCGGCCCATGTGCGCTCTCGATTGTAAGAGCGAAAGCCAAGCTAGCACGCTCAGGCGCTGCCTGCTTCTGCCAGCGGTCTATCGCCAGATATGGCAACCATATCGAGACGATTTGCCGATGAGACGATTGTAAGCGCTCCATCGTCATGACCCAGCTTCCAGCGTGAAGGTCGATACAATCGTGAGCGGAACAGCTCCGCATTCCAGACCGGACTGCCGGACGCTTTGGAGTTGGTGGCGCAAGGCAGCGACATTGCCGCTTCGATATCCCAACGCATACGGGCCGCGCTGAGTGAACGCTCCGCATCGCCGCGTATCAGATACAGAGGAACGCCGTAATTCTCGCTGGCAAACGCCAATCGCCGCGATTGCGTAAAACCCAATGCTTTGGGATCGCCAGAAATCTCGCCAATGACAAAGCTGAGCGCTGAACATTTCAGCCCTTCTTCCAAAGCGAACAGGGCATCTTCAACTTTGTCAGCCGCGACATAGTGGCAGTCGTGCCGCAGGCTTTCTGGCAAACCGTAAAGATAGGGGACGCCTGAACGCTTGCGGGACCGTTCATCCTGAACCCACAGCCAAGGGCGGTCGCCTCCATGCTTTTGCGCCATAGCCATCGCAAACCCGCCTCCGGCTGCAGTATCGGAGCTGCAAAAGATTTCGGTTTGGGTAGGTGCATAGTCGATCTGCGGGTTCCATTGCGTGTCGGTTGATTGGCGCAGGCTCATCAATTGAGAGGCTTGGACCGTGGGAACTTCCATAGTTTACGATGTGCCTTTGCCGAATCATTGTTCTACTTATGTTCCGCTTTACAGCGCCGATATGCAAGCCCAAAAAGAACGCCGGAGAAAAGTATGTGCAACCTTTACCGCCTGAGCCAGTCCGTAACTGAGATCGCCAAGCTTTTTGATGCTGGCGGCAATCTCAACGCCAATTTACCCAGCCATATATATCCAGCCTCAAATGGAATTGTCATCGAAAGCGGCTATCTGCGCTCAATGACTTGGGGCTTCCCGCTAGCTCAGAAGTCGAAAAAGACTGGCAAGCCGCAAAAACCCAAACCAGTCAACAATGCCCGAACCGACAAGCTCGACAGTTTCTTTTGGAATAATAGCTTTGCTGAACGACGCTGCCTGATCCCGCTATCTGCATTTGCAGAAGCGCAAGGTGAGCGTGGCTCTATAACACGCACATGGATGTCTTTGGCTGACGATGAAGTGATGGTCTGCGCAGGAGTGTGGCGAGACAGCGATGAATGGGGACCGTGTTATTCGATGATTATGACTGACGCGTCTGAACAGATGAAACCGATCCACAACCGAATGCCGGTGATTTTGACAGCGCAGGATCGGGAACGATTTATTGATGGTGATGAAAGCGATGCCTTAGCATTGTGCACTCCGTTTAAAGGCGAGCTGGAGATCGATCAGACTGATGAGCCTTGGTTCAACCGCAAGTGACAGACTATCCCCGAACACCAGATGGCAGATATTTCGTTGTGAACCGCAAATTACGGCGTTTATCTAATCCTGAACTCGATCAAGATGATCGCGAATGTCTGGTAAAAGAACTTATGCAAACAAGGAGGCAAGTCGCTGCCGCTAATCGTGCTGCTGACGAACCGATGCTTAAAGATGCTCGACGCAAAGTGAACGCTGCGAAGATTGCCCTTGCCGAACGTGGTCCAGTCTGGTGGACGGATGGCTGACCAGATTACAATCGCTATCTCGCTAAGAACACTCCATATGCAAGATGGTTTGACGAGCTTGAAAATTCTTGACCAGCTAGGAAACGACCACTCGCACTTTGGCGCTTCCGAGCAATCAATTTTTCTCTTCTGCTTTCCACCCCAATTGCGGTCAAAAGCGTAGGTCAACAATTGGGTCGTTAGCTGTCAGTTTGCTTTTGGCCGTCTAGTTCCACAGAGCGGCCAGTCGGCTAACGACGCGAATAGAGACCTTCCTGATCTTCCATAGCTTGGGAAAATTACGCCAAATATCAATCGGCAACCGATTACTACACTTGGAGAGTGACCGGCCATGAATAGCCCTGATATGATGTTATCCACATCTCCTAAAAATAAATCAGAGCCGTTCACCCCTGCAGAATATATTTCATTTTGAAGACTTACGTTTACTCGGTTCTACAGCCATTGTGCTCGTTCTAAGCACAACAAATGTTTTAGCACAGTCAAACGATGTAGAACATGAGTATGACGCACTTGGGCGTTTGATTGTCACGGAGGCCACGACCGGCGCAAATACAGGTGATACGCAGTCTTTTTGTTTTGATGAGCTTGGCAATAGGGTAGATTTTAAGTCGAGCGATGATGCAACCAAGTTAAGTTGCGCACTGCCGCCTGCACCTCCACCTCCTACTCCGCCACCGCCGCCTCCACCGCCGCCTCCACCGCCGCCTCCCGCGAACAGCCCGCCAAACGCCGTGAACGATAGCGTGGCAGGCGAGTGCTTCGGGCTAGCGTTCGTTAATCTAACAGCCAATGACAGCGACCCAGAGCCAAATTATCCGTTAAACTTGTTAGCAATTAGCGCAGGTTCTGGCGGACAAGCTTCAGCCGCAATTGTGACGAGCAGCGTTGTTGAAGTGTATTTCGGCGGGCAATACGACATCACGACTTTTACTTATACCGTTGAAGATTCGCTTGGTGCGACCGACACTGCGACTCTCACTGTCGCGAGTGCCTGCCAAGGTGGCGGCGGGTTGCCGCAGCAGTAGCCGTGTCGCTTAGTTTTGATTTCGCGCAATCGACTTTGGGGTAAATATCATGATCCAATCCTTATCTTATCGAGCCTTGGGCAGCTTGACTGCTGTCGGCCTGGCGTTCACTTCAGTGCCTCTTGCAGCACAGGAAAAAAACAGTCCGGCGAAGCCGGAAGAGCTAGTCCCCGTATGTATGGCAAGGCCGCTGAGCGATGCGCCGCAGGTCAAACGCGAGAAGCGCGGCCAGCCTTTCCGTATCCTCACAGTCGAGCGATCAGCAAAATCGCTTGAGGCGAAAGGCTTCCGCCGGGTCGATTGCGGGACCGCAGATTTTGCGCGCGCGGACAAGAAGAACGCATGGCGGGACGAGATCTGCGAGCTCGCCAGCACCGGTAATGAGGCTGTCCAGAACCAATTGGAAAAGGCGTATGGCGAGCGCCCTGCCGTCTTGTGCGCAAGCGCAGAGATGGCCGCTGGCCAATGGGAGCGAAAAGCCAAACCCAATCCGGCACCAAAACCGAAGGCCGATGAGTGATCGAAGGCATTAGCTACGCCGTTTCCTAACACCCCTTTTTTACTTTGAGGCCGTCCATGCGCACCAAGTCACTGTTTCTTTCGACCGCAGCCATTTTTCCGGCGATCTTTGTGGCATCGCCTCTGGCGGCGCAGAGTATCACGCTTGATGCGCCGCCCGTCCGGCAGCCGCTCGATGAGAACGGCGTTGATTTATCGACCGGTGATATCGTTGTGCCGTCATCGACAGTGGCCATCGGCGGAAGCGATGGCCTTGTTCATACAAGCGTTCGGGTGTCCGATGGTTGGCGGCACAATTACATGCTCTCCATCGCGGTTCAGCCAGACGCGGCAGGTGATCTCTATGTTGTCCAACTGGGCGGTAGCACACGCCTGTTTAGAAAGAACGGTAGCAATTTTGACCCGGAGGGAGCGGAGCTCGGGACGCTTACGGAAACTTCCAACGAGTTCGTCTATACTGGTCCAGGCGGTGTCGAGTACCGATTTAGCAAGGCGTTGGTTGCGAACGGTGAGAACTACTACGAGGCTGTCAATGCTGTGGGTACTCAAATAACAACACCAAACGGCTTCAAGACTAGCCTGTCTTATCGACAAGATAGCTATCAGCTTGGTGCAATAGGCCAAATGTATACGATCCGCCTTCAGTCGGTAAATAACAACGCCAGCTATCAGCTAAAAATCGACTACGAGGCAGAAATGCTGGGCACCACAGTCACCGAAGCCGACGCTTGGTATCGGATCGAGCGTGTTACGGCGATCAACAATACCGAAGAATATTGTGATCCGGTAGCTGACAATTGTACGCTAACAGAAGCTTGGCCGTATATTGACTATGACATTGAAGTATACGGCTCCAATGGAATCTTGTATGCGAACAATAAGGTTACCGATATCCTTGGCAGGGAGTCACAGTTTCATACGGATGGGAATAGCAGACTGGTCAAAGTCAAACGTCCTGGCGAAACCACGCCAGGCATGGAAATCGCATGGCAGAACGACCGAGTTTCTAGCATCACTCATCAGGGCCAGTACACACGTACCTACACATGGACCGAGGCTAGCGGCGAGTTGACCTCTGTTTCCACTGACTCGCTTGGCCGTACACGAACCGTCGTCACCGACATCGATGAAGCGGTTGTTCTGAGCGACAAGGATGCGCTGAACAATACCACCAGCTACGCTTATGATAGCGAGGGTCGTGTCACTGAAGTAACCGCGCCTGAAGGCAACAAAACGCAGATCACCCGCGACGCGCGCGGGCGCGTCACCGAAGTCCGGCAGAAACCCAAAAACGGTCCGCTCGCCGATATCGTCACTACTTCAACCTATCCCGCGCTTACCAGCGGGACCACCTGCGCCAACGCCGTCACCTGCGACAGTCCGCTATCCACCACCGACCCGCGCGGTAACACCACCAATTACACGTATGATCCCGTCCATGGCGGCGTTTTGACAGTAGAGCTTCCCGCAGCGGGCACAGGCGAACCGCGTGCCACAAGCACGTTCACCTATGCAAGCCAGACCGCCAAGATCAAAAACAGCAGCGGCAATCTGGTGCTCGCCGCTGATCCGATCACCAAGCCGGTTAGCGTTTCGCGCTGCCGCGTGGGCGCAAGCTGCGCGGGTACGGCGGATGAGCAGGTGATCGCAATCACCTATGACAATACGCAGGCGGAAAACCTTCAGCCCTATCAAGTTACCGCCAAGGCCGGTGATGGCACGCTCGCGCGGACGGTAACCACCCAATACGACCGTCTCGGCAATGTGCTGACCACGGATGGCCCGCTGGCGGGTGCGGTCGATGTGGCGCGCAATCACTACGACGATGCCGGGCAGCTTATTGGCAGTGTCTCGCCTGACCCGGACGGCGCAGGATCGCTCAAAAACCTCGCGACGCGCATTACTTACAATGATGATGGTCAGGTTACCGTGCGCGAAAGCGGATCTGTGGCCGGACAGACAGAAGCGGATTGGGCCGGGTTCACAGTCGATACCAAAGCGGTGACCACCTATGATGAATTTGGCCGCGTCGAAACGTCGGCTCAGGTCGCGACCAGCGGGACCACGCAATATTCCATAGCGCAATATAGCTATGATTATGCCGGGCGGCTCGAATGCACTGCGCAGCGGATGAATGCGCCAACCACCAGCACCGCACTGCCGGCGGATGCCTGTACGCCGATGACAGCGGGAACGCATGGTGATGACCGCATAACGCGCACCTATTACGATGCCGCTGACCGCGTTACCGAGGTATGGTCCGGCGTCGGCACGGCGCTCGCCCAGCAAAGCAGCGAATATTCCTATACCAACAATGGGGCTGTTCGCTGGATGGAGGATGCGAAAGACAATCGCACGAGTTATTATCAGGATGGGTTCGACCGGAACTATCTGATCCGCTATCCTGATCCCGCAAATCCCGGCACATCGCTGGCAACTGACCGCGAACTGGTTACATACGATGCGGCTGGCAATATCCTGTCCCATCGCAGCCGCCGTAACGAGCTGATCACTTTCACCTATGATGATTTGGGGCGCCTGACGCATAAAAACGTCCCCAATCGCGCTGGCCTTAGCACCACTCATACGCGCGATGTCTATTATGGCTATGATCTGACCGGTGCGCTGACCTATGCCAACTTCTCCAGCCCAACTGGTGAAGGTCTAAGCTTCACCTATGATGCACTCGGTCAGCTAGTCACCGCGACTACCGATCTGGACGGGCAAAGCCGAACGCTAAGCTACCAGTATGATGACGCTGGTCGCCGTACGCGGATTACCCATCCTGACGCTGCCTATTTCACATATGACTGGGATCACGCAGGCCGCTTCAAACGGCTCAAAGCATCGACCGGCACAAGCCTGGTCACCAATGTCTTTGCTCAGAACGGCACACTGCAACGCCGTGTACGCAGCGGAACTGCGCCGCAGGAATTCTTCTATTACGATGCGGCCAAGCGTCTCGATGAAATCTTTATCAACCATTCGGACAACACCAAGGATGTGCGCACCGACTGGTCGTTTAACCCCGCCGGGCAAGTGATTGCAGAGAACATCGACAACAACCAGTTTGCAACGCACGCACTACCAACGGCCGACATCGACTACACCGCCAACGGCCTCAACCAATATACAGCCGTTGATGGCTTTACGCAGGATTATGACATTAACGGCAATCTCACCGTCAGCCGCCAATCCGATGGCATGGGCGGTACGGACTCGACCACCTATATCTATGACACAGAGAACCGCTTGGTCAGTATCAGCGGCACCAGCAATGCAACGCTGACCTATGACCCGTTCGGCAGGCTCTACCGCGTCACAGACGGGGTCACCAGTGACACACGGTTCCATTATGACGGCGATGCACTGGTGGGCGAATACAACGCCTCTGGCGCGCTTCTCGACCGCTATGTGCATGGGGTCAGCGCAGGCGATGATCCGCTCGTATGGTACGAGGGCAGCAGCACTGCGGTGGCGGATGCAAACTTCCTCTACACCGACCGCAGAGGCTCTGTGATGGCGGTGTTCCAGCGCGATGGCACGATCAAAGCGATCAACACCTATGACGAATACGGCGTCCCGGGACCAAGCGGCACCGCGCAAAACCTGGGCCGGTTCCGCTACACCGGGCAGACATGGATACCGGAGGCTGGCCTCTACTACTACAAAGCCCGCATGTACTCGCCCACGCTGGGCCGGTTTATGCAGACGGATCCCATTGGCTATGC
This genomic window from Pontixanthobacter aestiaquae contains:
- a CDS encoding Ig-like domain-containing protein; this encodes MLVLSTTNVLAQSNDVEHEYDALGRLIVTEATTGANTGDTQSFCFDELGNRVDFKSSDDATKLSCALPPAPPPPTPPPPPPPPPPPPPPANSPPNAVNDSVAGECFGLAFVNLTANDSDPEPNYPLNLLAISAGSGGQASAAIVTSSVVEVYFGGQYDITTFTYTVEDSLGATDTATLTVASACQGGGGLPQQ
- a CDS encoding RHS repeat domain-containing protein, translated to MRTKSLFLSTAAIFPAIFVASPLAAQSITLDAPPVRQPLDENGVDLSTGDIVVPSSTVAIGGSDGLVHTSVRVSDGWRHNYMLSIAVQPDAAGDLYVVQLGGSTRLFRKNGSNFDPEGAELGTLTETSNEFVYTGPGGVEYRFSKALVANGENYYEAVNAVGTQITTPNGFKTSLSYRQDSYQLGAIGQMYTIRLQSVNNNASYQLKIDYEAEMLGTTVTEADAWYRIERVTAINNTEEYCDPVADNCTLTEAWPYIDYDIEVYGSNGILYANNKVTDILGRESQFHTDGNSRLVKVKRPGETTPGMEIAWQNDRVSSITHQGQYTRTYTWTEASGELTSVSTDSLGRTRTVVTDIDEAVVLSDKDALNNTTSYAYDSEGRVTEVTAPEGNKTQITRDARGRVTEVRQKPKNGPLADIVTTSTYPALTSGTTCANAVTCDSPLSTTDPRGNTTNYTYDPVHGGVLTVELPAAGTGEPRATSTFTYASQTAKIKNSSGNLVLAADPITKPVSVSRCRVGASCAGTADEQVIAITYDNTQAENLQPYQVTAKAGDGTLARTVTTQYDRLGNVLTTDGPLAGAVDVARNHYDDAGQLIGSVSPDPDGAGSLKNLATRITYNDDGQVTVRESGSVAGQTEADWAGFTVDTKAVTTYDEFGRVETSAQVATSGTTQYSIAQYSYDYAGRLECTAQRMNAPTTSTALPADACTPMTAGTHGDDRITRTYYDAADRVTEVWSGVGTALAQQSSEYSYTNNGAVRWMEDAKDNRTSYYQDGFDRNYLIRYPDPANPGTSLATDRELVTYDAAGNILSHRSRRNELITFTYDDLGRLTHKNVPNRAGLSTTHTRDVYYGYDLTGALTYANFSSPTGEGLSFTYDALGQLVTATTDLDGQSRTLSYQYDDAGRRTRITHPDAAYFTYDWDHAGRFKRLKASTGTSLVTNVFAQNGTLQRRVRSGTAPQEFFYYDAAKRLDEIFINHSDNTKDVRTDWSFNPAGQVIAENIDNNQFATHALPTADIDYTANGLNQYTAVDGFTQDYDINGNLTVSRQSDGMGGTDSTTYIYDTENRLVSISGTSNATLTYDPFGRLYRVTDGVTSDTRFHYDGDALVGEYNASGALLDRYVHGVSAGDDPLVWYEGSSTAVADANFLYTDRRGSVMAVFQRDGTIKAINTYDEYGVPGPSGTAQNLGRFRYTGQTWIPEAGLYYYKARMYSPTLGRFMQTDPIGYADGMNLYAYVGNDPVNFVDPTGTVGEQGVDPNALNSGPIIVTAPGSGCRGGGGILVYRPGWGDYSCADRESISGDSLSLELGLFQGGDGAGGEIVVNGYTKSRPIDRLKKSLGADPCSIFSSGLASEGFAPYPISTASLASSVAHAIAMHNGSRPGKSEFSKKFLNPKNLAGAISVAVQGNPIGDLTGARYYTVNVGTEVGYDAKNSGYTNYLTVIVRKVDGVGIIGTAFPGCSPIILDL
- a CDS encoding ImuA family protein produces the protein MEVPTVQASQLMSLRQSTDTQWNPQIDYAPTQTEIFCSSDTAAGGGFAMAMAQKHGGDRPWLWVQDERSRKRSGVPYLYGLPESLRHDCHYVAADKVEDALFALEEGLKCSALSFVIGEISGDPKALGFTQSRRLAFASENYGVPLYLIRGDAERSLSAARMRWDIEAAMSLPCATNSKASGSPVWNAELFRSRLYRPSRWKLGHDDGALTIVSSANRLDMVAISGDRPLAEAGSA
- a CDS encoding SOS response-associated peptidase — encoded protein: MFYLCSALQRRYASPKRTPEKSMCNLYRLSQSVTEIAKLFDAGGNLNANLPSHIYPASNGIVIESGYLRSMTWGFPLAQKSKKTGKPQKPKPVNNARTDKLDSFFWNNSFAERRCLIPLSAFAEAQGERGSITRTWMSLADDEVMVCAGVWRDSDEWGPCYSMIMTDASEQMKPIHNRMPVILTAQDRERFIDGDESDALALCTPFKGELEIDQTDEPWFNRK